The Roseococcus microcysteis genome contains a region encoding:
- a CDS encoding caspase family protein: MRAAWLLLALGLLWAGAARADPPREPVLRVEAGAHSAPVSRLATDAAGRILASVGDDKTLRLWSLPDGAALGVLRPPIGPRGEGELYAVALTPDGTRAFAAGFTGHGWDGAFAIYLFDTGSGRMLARLPGLPAPVLHMAVSSDGARLAVALGARAGIRVFDARQGRLIFEDSQGWQGAARMVAFSRDGRLASTSADGQVRLHDGQGRRVAARAPVQGARPYGVAWSPDGTLLAVGFEDRLRVEVVSGTDLAPVLTPDTSRLVGEGLPAVTWAGDGQGGVQLHAAGYARAAAAVPGQPTFVVRRWADFGLGPPRDIPAARDAIAHLLPLPMGGVAFAAADPGWGRITPDGALAHSPTAPSADFRATGGRLMASADGRVLGFALAPHGPRLRFDAAAGRLEPGGAEGLAAARREAPRLQVTDWQNRDRPRLNGRPLPEAPGEFSRSLAIAPDGESFLLGWDTALRRYDRQGRLLAELPLPATAWGVVALEGVAVVALGDGTLRWIGLDGPRMTERAALFVHADAVRWVMFTPEGLFDHAPLGGQELVGVHLNNGRAQTPEWASFQQAYRALFAPAAVRARLAGDPRPAQDRMAELGDVRARIGRLPALAPGEACAVTPEGCVALPWGTAELPGEATALRLSFDLSDRGLGLGPLDVMVNGRLAMRSPTAPGRAELEVPLDPGPNRVAARLYADDQALFAEGPALELRRAGAAATTPGAGRLIVVAVGVDQYAVRELNLRFAVADARTVVDTLRARGAGVFREVVATLLTDAQATRANILGALDAAARLARPEDTFVLYLAGHGIRAEGDRRFLFLPHEVAAPTADMQALQRSALDEGALVAALARIRARDGFLFIDTCHAGQLTIDSLAALGNETGRFLLAASTSVQEALDSYDDRNGVFAFAVREGLTGRAPADQEGRVSALALGEWVTRRVPQLAAERQHRQDAVFRSAQRDLRSFPLAGAPR; encoded by the coding sequence ATGCGGGCCGCCTGGCTCCTTCTCGCGCTCGGCCTGCTCTGGGCCGGCGCGGCCCGGGCCGACCCCCCGCGTGAGCCGGTGCTGCGGGTGGAGGCGGGCGCCCATAGCGCGCCCGTCTCGCGCCTGGCCACCGACGCGGCGGGGCGCATCCTCGCCTCGGTGGGGGATGACAAGACGCTGCGCCTCTGGTCCCTGCCCGATGGCGCGGCGCTGGGCGTGCTGCGCCCGCCCATCGGCCCGCGCGGCGAGGGTGAGCTCTATGCCGTGGCGCTGACGCCCGACGGCACGCGCGCCTTCGCGGCGGGCTTCACCGGCCATGGCTGGGACGGGGCCTTCGCCATCTACCTCTTCGACACGGGCAGCGGGCGGATGCTGGCGCGGCTGCCCGGCCTGCCGGCGCCGGTGCTGCACATGGCCGTCTCTTCCGACGGGGCGCGGCTGGCGGTGGCGCTCGGCGCGCGCGCGGGCATCCGCGTCTTCGACGCGCGGCAGGGCAGGCTGATCTTCGAGGACAGCCAGGGCTGGCAGGGCGCGGCGCGCATGGTGGCCTTCTCGCGCGACGGGCGCCTCGCCTCCACCTCGGCCGATGGGCAGGTGCGGCTGCATGACGGGCAGGGGCGGCGCGTGGCCGCCCGCGCCCCGGTGCAGGGCGCGCGACCCTATGGCGTGGCGTGGTCGCCCGATGGCACTTTGCTGGCGGTGGGCTTCGAGGACCGGCTGCGGGTGGAGGTGGTCTCGGGCACCGACCTCGCGCCGGTGCTGACGCCCGACACCTCGCGCCTGGTGGGCGAAGGATTGCCCGCCGTGACCTGGGCGGGCGACGGGCAGGGCGGCGTGCAGCTCCATGCCGCGGGCTATGCGCGGGCGGCCGCCGCCGTGCCCGGCCAGCCTACCTTCGTGGTGCGCCGCTGGGCGGATTTCGGCCTGGGCCCGCCGCGCGACATCCCCGCCGCGCGGGACGCCATCGCGCATCTGCTGCCGCTGCCCATGGGCGGCGTGGCCTTCGCCGCCGCCGATCCGGGCTGGGGGCGCATCACCCCCGATGGCGCGCTGGCGCATTCGCCCACCGCGCCCAGTGCCGATTTCCGTGCGACGGGCGGGCGGCTCATGGCCAGCGCCGATGGGCGGGTGCTGGGCTTCGCCCTGGCCCCGCACGGCCCCCGGCTGCGCTTCGACGCCGCCGCCGGGCGGCTGGAGCCGGGCGGGGCCGAGGGGCTGGCCGCGGCGCGGCGCGAGGCCCCGCGCCTGCAGGTGACCGATTGGCAGAACCGCGACCGCCCGCGCCTCAATGGCCGCCCGCTGCCCGAAGCCCCCGGCGAGTTCAGCCGCAGCCTGGCCATCGCCCCCGATGGCGAGAGCTTCCTGCTGGGCTGGGACACCGCGCTGCGCCGCTATGACCGCCAGGGCCGCCTCCTCGCCGAACTGCCGCTGCCCGCCACCGCCTGGGGCGTGGTGGCGCTGGAAGGGGTCGCCGTGGTGGCGCTGGGCGATGGCACGCTGCGCTGGATCGGCCTGGACGGGCCGCGCATGACGGAGCGCGCGGCCCTCTTCGTCCATGCCGATGCCGTGCGCTGGGTGATGTTCACGCCCGAGGGCCTGTTCGACCACGCCCCCCTGGGCGGGCAGGAGCTGGTGGGGGTCCATCTCAACAATGGCCGCGCGCAGACGCCGGAATGGGCCAGTTTCCAGCAGGCCTACCGTGCCCTTTTCGCGCCCGCCGCCGTGCGCGCCCGGCTGGCGGGTGATCCGCGCCCGGCCCAGGACCGCATGGCCGAACTCGGCGATGTGCGCGCCCGCATCGGCCGCCTGCCGGCGCTGGCGCCCGGCGAGGCCTGCGCCGTCACCCCCGAGGGCTGCGTGGCCCTGCCCTGGGGCACGGCGGAGCTGCCGGGCGAGGCGACGGCGCTGCGCCTTTCCTTCGATCTGTCCGACCGTGGCCTGGGGCTCGGCCCGCTGGATGTCATGGTGAATGGGCGGCTGGCCATGCGCAGCCCCACCGCGCCGGGCCGGGCCGAGCTGGAAGTGCCGCTCGACCCCGGGCCCAACCGCGTGGCGGCGCGGCTCTACGCCGACGACCAGGCGCTGTTTGCCGAGGGCCCGGCGCTGGAGCTGCGCCGCGCCGGTGCCGCCGCCACCACCCCCGGCGCGGGGCGCCTCATCGTGGTGGCGGTGGGCGTGGACCAATACGCGGTGCGCGAATTGAACCTGCGCTTCGCGGTGGCCGATGCGCGCACGGTGGTGGACACGCTGCGCGCGCGCGGCGCGGGCGTCTTCCGCGAGGTGGTGGCCACCCTGCTGACCGATGCCCAGGCCACCCGCGCGAACATCCTGGGCGCGCTGGACGCCGCGGCCCGGCTGGCCCGGCCCGAGGACACCTTCGTGCTGTATCTGGCGGGCCACGGCATCCGCGCGGAGGGCGACCGCCGCTTCCTCTTCCTGCCGCACGAGGTGGCCGCCCCCACCGCCGACATGCAGGCCCTGCAACGGTCCGCGCTGGACGAGGGCGCGCTGGTGGCGGCCCTGGCCCGCATCCGCGCGCGGGACGGGTTCCTGTTCATTGACACCTGCCATGCCGGGCAGCTCACCATTGATAGCCTGGCGGCGCTGGGCAACGAGACGGGGCGCTTCCTGCTGGCCGCCAGCACCTCGGTGCAGGAGGCGCTGGACAGCTATGACGACCGCAACGGCGTCTTCGCCTTCGCCGTCAGGGAAGGGCTGACCGGCCGCGCGCCGGCGGACCAGGAGGGGCGCGTCTCGGCGCTCGCGCTGGGGGAATGGGTGACGCGCCGAGTGCCGCAACTGGCGGCCGAGCGCCAGCACCGGCAGGACGCGGTGTTCCGCTCCGCCCAGCGCGACCTGCGCTCCTTCCCCCTGGCGGGGGCGCCGCGGTGA
- a CDS encoding YMGG-like glycine zipper-containing protein: MPRPIYRATAALTAAVMLSACVSTQAGRIGADDGRDACRAELVALDSTGDFYGEAILQGAAIGAVGGALIGGLASGRWEGALVGAVAGGAAGAATGYWVAVQRQAQDQAAVTAQIVNDLSRENAQLDRTQVAFNQLMDCRFHSAARVRVALRDGRISRPAAQAQMADIRARTERDIQLARTISGRIGTRAAEFDTAVDNVVPGGKDSVQRAVASRSQSVRVTARQSVPVRLTPSSSSAEVAQINAREVVSARPGRDGFTLVETSSGVRGYAPTSAFQTTRGQAATLGQSPEVAGGDVRSLAATNLVRREGFNDSLGNVERLAQSGGFELAG, from the coding sequence ATGCCGCGCCCGATATACCGCGCCACAGCCGCCCTGACCGCGGCCGTGATGCTCTCCGCCTGTGTCAGCACCCAGGCCGGGCGTATCGGCGCCGATGACGGGCGCGACGCCTGCCGTGCCGAGCTGGTGGCGCTGGACAGCACCGGCGATTTCTATGGCGAGGCCATCCTGCAGGGCGCCGCCATCGGCGCCGTGGGCGGCGCGCTGATCGGCGGCCTCGCCTCCGGCCGGTGGGAGGGAGCGCTGGTCGGCGCCGTCGCCGGCGGCGCGGCGGGCGCGGCCACGGGCTACTGGGTGGCCGTGCAGCGCCAGGCGCAGGACCAGGCGGCCGTGACGGCGCAGATCGTGAACGACCTCTCGCGCGAGAACGCGCAGCTCGACCGCACGCAGGTCGCCTTCAACCAGCTGATGGATTGCCGCTTCCACTCCGCCGCGCGCGTGCGGGTGGCGCTGCGCGACGGGCGCATCAGCCGCCCCGCCGCCCAGGCGCAGATGGCCGATATCCGCGCGCGGACCGAGCGCGACATCCAGCTCGCCCGCACCATCAGCGGCCGCATCGGCACCCGCGCGGCGGAGTTCGACACGGCCGTGGACAATGTGGTGCCCGGCGGCAAGGACAGCGTGCAGCGCGCGGTGGCCAGCCGGTCGCAATCCGTGCGCGTCACCGCGCGGCAATCCGTGCCGGTGCGGCTGACGCCCAGCAGCAGCAGCGCCGAGGTGGCGCAGATCAATGCGCGCGAGGTGGTCTCGGCCCGCCCCGGCCGCGACGGCTTCACCTTGGTCGAGACCTCCTCGGGCGTGCGCGGCTATGCGCCCACCTCGGCCTTCCAGACCACGCGCGGCCAGGCCGCGACGCTCGGCCAGTCGCCCGAAGTGGCGGGCGGCGACGTGCGCAGCCTCGCCGCCACGAACCTGGTGCGGCGCGAGGGCTTCAACGACAGCCTGGGCAATGTGGAGCGCCTCGCGCAGTCGGGTGGCTTCGAACTGGCGGGCTGA
- a CDS encoding DUF1194 domain-containing protein yields MRSPMAPPFVRRALLAAPALLAAPARAQSQTQLDVLLVLAMDASGSIGEEEFRLQREGYAEAITHPAVLAAIASGRRGAIGLAALEWGTPGGSQVVVDWMRVGGIASAQDFAEALLGAPRTPQSWNAIGDAIHHASHMLREGPFTGERLVMDISGDAGDMRSHRPAPIARDIVVRRGMVVNALAIAPGGLTRSGENLAALYERDVIGGPGAFVMQADSRMDLTRSLRAKLIREIS; encoded by the coding sequence GTGAGGTCCCCCATGGCACCACCCTTCGTCCGGCGGGCCCTGCTCGCCGCCCCAGCCTTGCTGGCCGCGCCCGCCCGCGCGCAGTCGCAAACCCAGCTCGACGTGCTGCTGGTGCTGGCCATGGATGCCTCGGGCTCCATCGGCGAGGAGGAGTTCCGCCTCCAGCGCGAGGGCTATGCCGAGGCCATCACCCACCCCGCCGTGCTGGCGGCCATCGCCTCCGGCCGACGTGGCGCCATCGGGCTGGCCGCGCTGGAATGGGGCACGCCGGGCGGGTCGCAGGTGGTGGTGGACTGGATGCGCGTGGGCGGTATCGCCAGCGCGCAGGATTTCGCCGAGGCGCTGCTGGGCGCCCCCCGCACGCCGCAATCCTGGAACGCCATCGGCGACGCCATCCACCACGCAAGCCACATGCTGCGCGAAGGCCCCTTCACCGGGGAACGGCTGGTCATGGACATCTCGGGCGATGCCGGGGACATGCGCAGCCACCGCCCCGCCCCCATCGCGCGGGACATCGTGGTGCGGCGCGGCATGGTGGTGAACGCGCTGGCCATCGCGCCCGGCGGCCTGACGCGCAGCGGGGAGAACCTGGCCGCCCTCTACGAACGCGACGTGATCGGCGGCCCCGGCGCCTTCGTCATGCAGGCCGACAGCCGCATGGACCTGACGCGCTCGCTCCGCGCCAAGCTGATCCGGGAGATTTCCTGA
- a CDS encoding malonyl-CoA decarboxylase, producing MMPDTVLPAGETLMDRALRRVTGLWRDMADRVGTREAEAQDIAAQMRACLAGKGGEVSARGRAALLATAYRSLPREERLAFLRTLAGFDADPKAVEGAIAAWSAAPDPAARAAAKVQMRRALEAPRIRLLQQFAAIPDGMRLLVDLREDLLRAAEGDPLLRALEADLRGLLAAWFDVGFLELRRIDWNSPAALLEKLIRYEAVHRIESWDDLKNRLDSDRRCYAFFHPRMPEEPLIFVEIALVKGLASSVQALLDPTADVLDPTQADTAIFYSINNCQRGLDGIAFGNFLIKRVVEVLGREFPNLKQFATLSPVPGFCRWLSKREEAGDTTLLTPEEANAIRAASGAAPEVAPLTALHLLLGRRNLDAAANKALEGVLTRLCARWVAVEAGRDPKRAADPVAHFHLSNGARVERVNWRGDTSEKGMRESAGLMVNYLYDPAFIEDNHEAYVGEGKRPMANGVKKLLKA from the coding sequence ATGATGCCAGACACGGTGCTGCCTGCCGGCGAAACCCTCATGGACCGCGCGCTCCGCCGCGTCACGGGCCTGTGGCGCGACATGGCCGATCGCGTGGGAACGCGCGAGGCCGAGGCGCAGGACATCGCGGCCCAGATGCGCGCCTGCCTGGCGGGCAAGGGGGGTGAGGTCTCGGCCCGTGGCCGTGCCGCCCTGCTCGCCACCGCCTATCGCAGCCTGCCGCGCGAGGAGCGCCTGGCCTTCCTGCGCACCCTGGCCGGCTTCGATGCCGACCCGAAGGCGGTCGAAGGCGCCATCGCCGCCTGGAGCGCCGCCCCCGACCCCGCCGCCCGCGCTGCCGCCAAGGTGCAGATGCGCCGCGCGCTGGAGGCCCCGCGCATCCGCCTGCTGCAGCAATTCGCGGCCATTCCGGACGGCATGCGCCTGCTGGTGGATCTGCGCGAGGACCTGCTCCGCGCCGCCGAGGGCGACCCGCTGCTGCGCGCCCTGGAGGCCGACCTCCGCGGCCTGCTGGCCGCCTGGTTCGATGTGGGCTTCCTCGAATTGCGTCGCATTGACTGGAACAGCCCCGCCGCGCTGCTGGAGAAGCTGATCCGTTATGAGGCGGTGCACCGCATCGAAAGCTGGGACGACCTCAAGAACCGCCTCGATTCCGACCGCCGCTGCTACGCCTTCTTCCACCCCCGCATGCCGGAGGAGCCGCTGATCTTCGTGGAGATCGCGCTGGTGAAGGGGCTCGCTTCCAGCGTGCAGGCGCTGCTGGACCCGACGGCCGATGTGCTGGACCCCACCCAGGCCGATACCGCGATCTTCTACTCCATCAACAACTGCCAGCGCGGGCTGGACGGAATCGCCTTCGGCAATTTCCTCATCAAGCGGGTGGTGGAGGTGCTGGGGCGCGAATTCCCGAACCTCAAGCAATTCGCCACCCTCTCGCCGGTGCCGGGCTTCTGCCGCTGGCTGTCCAAGCGGGAGGAGGCGGGCGACACCACCTTGCTCACGCCCGAGGAGGCCAACGCCATCCGCGCCGCCAGCGGCGCCGCGCCCGAAGTCGCGCCGCTGACCGCGCTCCACCTGCTGCTGGGCCGCCGCAACCTGGATGCCGCGGCGAACAAGGCGCTGGAAGGCGTGCTGACGCGGCTCTGCGCCCGCTGGGTGGCCGTGGAGGCCGGGCGCGACCCCAAGCGCGCCGCCGATCCGGTGGCGCATTTCCACCTGTCCAATGGCGCGCGGGTGGAGCGGGTGAACTGGCGCGGCGACACCTCCGAGAAGGGCATGCGCGAAAGTGCCGGGCTGATGGTGAACTACCTCTACGACCCCGCCTTCATCGAGGACAACCACGAGGCCTATGTGGGCGAGGGCAAGCGCCCCATGGCCAATGGGGTGAAGAAGCTGCTGAAGGCCTGA
- a CDS encoding CsgG/HfaB family protein — translation MRWLLALFLCVALAQPALAQPMTVESEGSGLTREEAVAQALLQAVEQVTGVAIQAEALSQQSGLQIATEAGSRTELSALSQTAIQRRSGGVVRSYQVLSIEATPGGLFLARLLVEVDRFRATSPTGETRRRLVVGEFRDEQRRETEFARQLRDRLIQHLTQSRRFAVLDRDATAAYHREMALLSVDAPVAERVRIGQVLGTDYLVIGRLRGVGAARNERQLSITGEVIVRTQAQGTVDFQVLEVATRQVRWAGSASVTNSGNLAAVLDAIATRITREITQTIYPMRLLRAETPEEMILNQGGVTVVEGQRFRAMLLGEEMRDPYTQESLGQVERQLGIIQVYRVDDRLSYARLVEGEMPPAGADVVLRPAPPTPPAPPRPAPRSRPDNRSMFD, via the coding sequence ATGCGCTGGCTGCTTGCCCTGTTCCTGTGTGTGGCCTTGGCGCAACCGGCGCTTGCCCAACCGATGACCGTCGAGTCCGAGGGCAGCGGGCTGACGCGGGAGGAAGCCGTGGCGCAGGCCCTCCTCCAGGCCGTGGAACAGGTCACTGGGGTCGCCATCCAGGCGGAAGCACTGTCGCAACAGTCAGGGTTGCAGATCGCGACTGAGGCCGGTTCCCGCACCGAGCTTTCGGCCTTGAGCCAGACGGCCATCCAACGGCGGTCGGGCGGCGTTGTCCGTAGCTACCAAGTGCTGTCCATCGAGGCTACGCCCGGCGGGCTGTTCCTGGCGCGGTTGCTGGTGGAAGTCGACCGCTTCCGAGCGACAAGCCCCACGGGTGAGACGCGGCGGCGCCTCGTTGTCGGTGAATTCCGCGACGAACAGCGGCGCGAAACGGAGTTCGCGCGACAACTGCGTGACCGACTGATTCAGCACTTGACCCAATCGCGGCGTTTCGCCGTGCTCGATCGCGACGCGACCGCGGCCTACCATCGAGAGATGGCGCTGCTTTCCGTGGATGCGCCCGTCGCTGAACGCGTGCGGATCGGCCAGGTTCTCGGGACGGACTATCTGGTCATAGGCCGCCTCAGGGGTGTTGGCGCCGCCCGGAACGAGCGGCAGTTGTCTATCACCGGGGAAGTCATTGTCCGCACGCAGGCCCAAGGGACGGTTGATTTCCAGGTGCTCGAAGTCGCGACGCGTCAAGTCCGCTGGGCGGGGAGCGCAAGCGTCACCAATTCCGGTAACCTCGCCGCCGTGCTGGATGCCATCGCCACGCGGATAACCCGCGAGATTACCCAGACAATCTACCCGATGCGGCTTCTGCGCGCCGAGACGCCGGAGGAAATGATCCTGAACCAGGGTGGCGTCACCGTCGTCGAGGGCCAGCGTTTCCGTGCCATGCTGCTGGGCGAGGAAATGCGGGACCCCTACACCCAGGAAAGCCTCGGCCAGGTCGAGCGTCAGCTTGGCATCATCCAAGTCTATCGCGTGGATGACCGCCTGTCCTACGCCCGGCTTGTTGAGGGCGAGATGCCGCCGGCCGGGGCCGATGTTGTGCTGCGCCCCGCCCCGCCCACACCGCCGGCCCCGCCACGGCCCGCGCCGCGCAGCCGGCCCGACAACCGCTCGATGTTCGACTGA
- a CDS encoding DUF6844 domain-containing protein, whose amino-acid sequence MRRRNFALGTSGLLLAGGATAQGVGQTETDFVQLSYASRQRLEDAIDKYITDSGFAGRADVLLEFGAADVNVRGDHPDWARHRTLAFDSALLEAQSKLVSRLNTRIVAESIERLFRAGNSEPPPFQAEGLNRPGQMNDLLRRLLAVARGRLDNELRELGIEPETLNQAPEPQRHVMLARSLRQTSVRRSVGELVGFEPVQTFEVHDGRGNFRIGVVMVGSERSKAIARDILQRRGQFTPEPARAMDLRQVVADRSRLLDDFGVRRVTDEAGMPALLSFAQWGIGYRGNDRVRLGMELDIAGRQVREMADRQIAEYLAGSGQFDSNSEIGMEIEQAVQRHADGYVETSPSTTALVDGLRQVMRRRANLQGITGLSTLLAWSQTHPVTNQPIIGAVRVWSASADQATRAFRDGRTPQGTAVEPNNSAGQPGMRQGRPLTTSRDF is encoded by the coding sequence ATGCGCCGGCGTAACTTCGCCCTTGGGACGTCGGGCCTGTTGCTGGCGGGTGGCGCGACGGCGCAGGGCGTAGGCCAGACTGAGACCGACTTCGTGCAGCTTTCCTATGCATCTAGACAACGGCTGGAAGACGCGATCGACAAGTACATCACGGATTCCGGCTTCGCCGGACGTGCGGACGTGCTGCTCGAATTCGGCGCAGCCGACGTCAACGTCCGTGGTGACCATCCTGATTGGGCACGTCATCGCACCCTGGCCTTCGATTCGGCGCTGCTTGAAGCGCAAAGCAAGCTTGTCTCGCGGCTGAATACGCGCATCGTCGCTGAATCCATCGAACGGCTTTTTCGCGCCGGCAACAGCGAGCCTCCGCCCTTCCAGGCGGAAGGGCTGAACCGCCCGGGCCAGATGAACGACCTGTTGCGCCGCCTGCTCGCGGTCGCGCGTGGCCGCCTGGACAACGAGCTGCGAGAGTTGGGCATAGAACCGGAAACCTTGAACCAGGCGCCTGAGCCGCAGCGTCACGTCATGCTGGCGCGCAGCCTGCGCCAAACCAGTGTGCGCCGATCCGTTGGCGAACTGGTGGGGTTTGAGCCGGTCCAAACCTTCGAGGTGCATGACGGACGCGGTAACTTCCGCATTGGCGTCGTCATGGTGGGATCCGAGCGCAGCAAGGCCATCGCGCGGGATATCCTGCAACGCCGTGGGCAATTCACCCCGGAACCTGCGCGCGCAATGGATTTGCGTCAGGTGGTCGCGGACCGAAGCCGCCTCCTGGATGATTTCGGCGTGCGCCGCGTGACGGATGAGGCTGGAATGCCAGCCCTTTTATCCTTCGCCCAGTGGGGGATTGGCTATCGTGGGAATGACCGCGTCAGGCTCGGGATGGAGCTTGATATTGCCGGCCGTCAGGTGCGGGAGATGGCAGACCGGCAGATCGCGGAATACTTGGCGGGAAGCGGACAGTTCGACAGCAATTCCGAAATTGGCATGGAAATCGAACAGGCTGTCCAGCGTCACGCGGACGGCTATGTCGAGACCTCCCCTTCCACGACGGCGCTTGTGGACGGCCTGCGTCAGGTGATGCGCCGCCGCGCCAACCTTCAGGGCATTACGGGCCTGTCCACCCTGCTGGCCTGGTCGCAGACCCACCCCGTTACCAACCAGCCCATCATCGGCGCGGTGCGAGTCTGGTCGGCCTCCGCCGATCAGGCAACGCGCGCTTTCCGGGACGGCCGAACCCCGCAAGGGACAGCGGTGGAGCCGAACAACTCCGCCGGCCAGCCCGGCATGCGCCAAGGACGGCCGCTCACCACATCGCGGGATTTCTGA
- a CDS encoding penicillin-binding protein activator LpoB, giving the protein MPTTRIDPRNDRSAIGMGLDNRDFEEAGRALVRSMLDSGRLQPRPNGEPRVMAISRITNDTTLRINTNELTQLVSVELSNSGRVVTTTAVGLDGPADPLVARARQLNQSSMMDQRTVARTAGRGQVIAPDLSLSGNIIQRTNRVDGGATRVDYVFQLNLTNIRTGIALWQGQEVISRVGSGRTVTW; this is encoded by the coding sequence ATGCCGACCACCCGCATCGATCCGCGCAACGACCGCAGCGCCATCGGCATGGGCCTCGACAACCGTGACTTCGAGGAAGCGGGCCGTGCCCTGGTGCGGTCCATGCTCGACAGCGGACGGCTGCAGCCACGCCCGAATGGCGAGCCGCGGGTGATGGCCATCAGCCGCATCACCAACGACACCACGCTGCGGATCAACACCAATGAGCTGACGCAGCTGGTTTCGGTCGAACTGAGCAATTCGGGCCGCGTGGTCACGACCACCGCGGTCGGGCTGGACGGCCCGGCCGACCCGCTGGTGGCGCGGGCGCGGCAGCTCAACCAGTCCAGCATGATGGACCAGCGCACGGTGGCCCGCACGGCGGGGCGCGGCCAGGTCATCGCGCCGGACCTCAGCCTCTCGGGCAACATCATCCAGCGCACCAACCGCGTGGATGGCGGGGCGACGCGTGTGGACTACGTGTTCCAGCTGAACCTCACCAACATCCGCACCGGCATCGCGCTATGGCAGGGGCAGGAGGTGATCAGCCGCGTGGGCTCCGGCCGGACGGTGACCTGGTGA
- a CDS encoding putative periplasmic lipoprotein: protein MTRPALLAALLLMGACAAPPPPPPPGDPRLIITPAASSLRYGLPVVARGADGRLRVNVDVVNPHEADFPLRVQTDWLDGTGRPIPTLLSRPAFRSLARGTVTTIDADAPHPRAEDFRMTFDTEN, encoded by the coding sequence GTGACCCGGCCCGCCCTCCTCGCCGCGCTGCTGCTGATGGGCGCCTGCGCGGCCCCGCCCCCGCCGCCCCCGCCGGGCGACCCGCGGCTGATCATCACGCCCGCCGCGTCCAGCCTGCGCTATGGCCTGCCCGTGGTGGCACGGGGCGCCGACGGGCGTCTGCGGGTGAATGTGGACGTGGTGAACCCGCATGAGGCCGACTTCCCGCTGCGCGTCCAGACCGATTGGCTGGACGGCACCGGGCGTCCCATTCCCACCCTGCTGTCCCGACCCGCCTTCCGGTCGTTGGCGCGCGGCACGGTGACGACCATCGACGCCGACGCGCCCCATCCCCGCGCGGAGGATTTCCGCATGACCTTCGACACCGAGAACTGA